One segment of Gasterosteus aculeatus chromosome 3, fGasAcu3.hap1.1, whole genome shotgun sequence DNA contains the following:
- the cbarpa gene encoding voltage-dependent calcium channel beta subunit-associated regulatory protein isoform X1, whose amino-acid sequence MSNESPVLTSLSENSTDVPVAAGQVENYVLLLVLLSVFAGGTLVLLSLLLLFCHRCCTGGRRYSRASDDPEKTNTTYVEDSQPTQEIIIHLDESDALSAGSYHDGESERFVSTGSTGRRVSFNESALYEQEKTTQDKGRRYTLTEGDFHHLKKARLTHLALPPAPCDLKILTIMECDSTESSTLNINDTAAPKLPLTIYQPTERRVPDWVGLSLSRGLPGDQHHSAILDQSHGQASSAVNAQQPWSQTVSFTHCVLQMEAIGDTGEAQSERGPRGESTQAPGQTSVLHFFTKLRRHASLEGAGPYFRRWKFDSSHRAASLDAKGSPKRRPFQRQRAASETTDHTDNDSLSLQDEVIESFLQSPVPTSGLQSLSAESLSQPDTALASSFFLSRLRPEAMGEFNGSSGARGEDTNDCCAHRKEEATANGTQVEEEEAVFGAGSGTEAVEAELESVEDDDLFVVQQGAAVQERFEDKITNVRKTNETDEGDELAFGAEDRLRAGSGSSYSFTNRQESSEAPHSLYRDIWSLRASLEQYASSDQSSTDRESIRSDGDSGSSHGGAGARSGLDSCLSQDLDDEPEGEGEGEGGTRGASGGDSEVGSGGGGEGEAGNRKLLQMDSGYTSIEAPSRPPDEMRLFGTPGAPRGKTASERRLFFTSSGRKGSVCESTEARLLQEELQDEMSHSAEEKLKNRSQTAGQSPALQEPHQLLKTLQPQKPPQSQSQLLSSPIPHASSPHKPRLRRRDYSIDEKTDALFNEFLRHDPRFDQQDPPLRTRHRSRVHLRKQWQRHKQYSDPGSGAGGRYSPSLERQRFTPLRRGDSAGYPLDTRYHSTLSRIASAADEEACEVAPGEEPAKERSDGTDPSGGAEKSAEATVEGDGRQVSTRSLSSARGSHADPTVTNRNNNSSRAVWSERSLADKMAVSVEERLYGGLRGAEQLGQGGAERALTVSHAASPGFSPM is encoded by the exons ATGAGCAATGAGTCGCCTGTTCTCACCAGTCTGTCTGAGAACTCCACC GATGTGCCTGTGGCGGCGGGCCAGGTGGAGAACTATGTGctgctgttggtgctgctgAGTGTTTTCGCCGGGGGGACGCTGGTCCtgctctccctgctgctgctcttctgtcACCGCTGCTGCACGGGTGGACGCCGCTACTCCAG AGCGAGCGATGACCCCGAGAAGACAAACACCACTTATGTTGAGGATTCTCAGCCCACCCAAG AGATCATCATTCATCTGGATGAATCAGACGCTCTCTCAGCCGGCAGCTATCACGACGGAGAGTCAGAGCGCTTCGTCTCCACTGGGTCTACCGGCCGCAGAGTCTCCTTTAACGAATCGGCACTGTATGAACAGGAGAAGACGACTCAGGACAAAGGACGCAG GTACACTCTGACTGAGGGAGACTTTCACCACCTGAAAAAGGCCCGTCTGACCCACCTCGCTTTGCCCCCGGCCCCTTGTGACCTGAAAATCCTCACCATTATGGAGTGTGACTCAACGGAGAGCAGCACCCTCAACATCAATGACACGGCCGCTCCCAAACTGCCCCTCACTATCTACCAG CCCACTGAGAGAAGAGTCCCCGACTGGGTGGGTCTGAGCCTCAGCAGGGGTCTGCCCGGAGACCAGCACCACTCCGCCATCCTGGACCAGAGCCACGGACAGGCTTCATCCGCCGTCAACGCCCAGCAGCCGTGGTCCCAGACAGTGAGTTTCACTCACTGCGTATTACAG ATGGAGGCTATTGGAGACACAGGGGAGGCTCAGAGCGAAAGGGGGCCGAGAGGAGAGTCGACTCAAGCGCCGGGCCAGACTTCAGTTCTACACTTCTTCACCAAACTGCGCCGTCATGCTAgtctggagggggcggggccttaCTTCAGGAGGTGGAAGTTTGACAGCAGTCATCGGGCCGCCAGCCTTGATGCCAAAG GATCCCCCAAGAGAAGGCCCTtccagagacagagagcggcAAGTGAAACCACTGATCACACCGACAACGACTCTTTGTCCCTCCAAGATGAGGTCATTGAGTCGTTCCTACAGTCCCCCGTCCCGACCAGTGGCCTCCAGTCGCTCTCTGCAGAGTCTCTTTCTCAGCCAGACACGGCACTCGCATCCTCATTCTTCCTCAGCAG GTTAAGACCAGAGGCCATGGGCGAGTTCAATGGTAGCAGCGGCGCCAGAGGAGAAGATACAAACGACTGTTGCGCCCACAGGAAAGAGGAGGCTACAGCCAATGGGACtcaggtagaagaagaagaagcagtgttTGGTGCAGGGAGCGGAACGGAAGCAGTGGAAGCCGAGCTAGAATCGGTGGAAGATGACGACTTGTTTGTCGTGCAACAAGGAGCTGCTGTACAGGAAAGGTTCGAAGACAAGATAACGAATGTGAGGAAAACCAATGAGACGGATGAAGGAGATGAGCTGGCGTTCGGGGCTGAGGACAGGCTCAGGGCCGGCTCGGGCTCGTCGTATTCCTTCACGAATcgccaggagagctcagaggctCCTCACTCCCTGTACAGAGACATTTGGAGCTTGCGGGCGTCCCTGGAGCAATACGCCTCCTCGGACCAGAGCAGCACGGATCGGGAGTCCATCCGCAGCGATGGCGACAGCGGCTCATCCCACGGCGGCGCAGGAGCTCGCTCTGGCCTGGACAGCTGCTTGTCCCAAGACCTGGACGATGAGCCTGAAGGGGAaggcgagggagagggaggaaccAGAGGGGCGTCGGGTGGGGACAGTGAGGTGGGAagtggaggtgggggagagggCGAGGCAGGGAACCGCAAACTCCTCCAGATGGACAGCGGCTACACCTCCATTGAAGCGCCATCCAGACCTCCGGACGAAATGCGGCTTTTTGGGACTCCTGGAGCTCCAAGAGGGAAGACGGCGTCTGAGAGAAGGTTGTTCTTCACCAGCTCCGGGAGGAAAGGTTCAGTGTGCGAGAGCACCGAGGCCCGGCTGTTACAGGAGGAGCTTCAAGACGAGATGTCACACAGCGCTGAGGAGAAACTAAAGAACAGATCTCAAACTGCAGGCCAGTCTCCTGCCCTCCAAGAACCGCATCAGCTTCTGAAGACCCTTCAACCTCAGAAACCTCCACAGTCCCAATCTCAGTTGCTGTCTAGCCCAATCCCGCATGCCTCTTCTCCTCACAAACCTCGCCTCCGCCGCCGCGACTACAGCATCGACGAGAAGACAGACGCCCTTTTCAACGAGTTCCTCCGGCACGATCCACGGTTTGACCAGCAGGATCCGCCGCTGCGCACCAGGCATCGATCCAGAGTTCACCTCCGAAAACAGTGGCAGCGACACAAGCAGTACAGCGACCCGGGGTCAGGTGCTGGGGGCAGGTACTCCCCGTCTTTGGAGAGGCAGAGGTTCACGCCGCTGAGGAGGGGCGACAGTGCCGGGTACCCTCTGGACACCAGGTACCACAGCACCCTCTCACGCATCGCCAGCGCCGCCGACGAGGAGGCCTGCGAGGTCGCGCCCGGGGAGGAACCCGCCAAAGAGAGATCAGACGGCACAGATCCGTCAGGTGGAGCCGAAAAGAGCGCAGAGGCCACCGTCGAGGGTGACGGCCGCCAGGTCTCCACAAGGTCTTTGAGCAGCGCACGCGGGAGCCACGCGGATCCCACGGTCAccaacagaaacaacaacagcagtcggGCTGTTTGGTCGGAGCGCAGCCTGGCGGATAAGATGGCCGTGTCGGTCGAAGAGCGGCTCTACGGCGGCCTGCGTGGCGCCGAGCAGCTCGGCCAGGGAGGAGCGGAGCGGGCGCTCACCGTGTCGCACGCGGCCTCACCCGGCTTCAGCCCGATGTGA
- the LOC120815817 gene encoding midnolin: protein MRRETKKQKDFLDSIERPESGLKFGPFHSRMEQQRGLCSFAPGCQAGVSPGQPTMRLSITSTAGGPVELTVPRGESVEGLRAQISHRLRLQTDRIVLLYRDTQLTAGQLLDLGVTDGSKLTLVPAVEAGLVCSAARGARTMMDVLESLTEVQISDFLSGRSPLTVNLGIGAHMMYVQLQLSAQNVAELQHHQDLRAGASGDLQAGLPTGARMSQPDFSNKTAGSTSQTSTRVPDSSDSTSSNKLRAERPRTPALPDRSRPAQSTPTPPPVISTPPLPSGQQPAAAPVRSHAPTGSAPGPRCPASASTPREGDIPASSAAERSKQPGAVIESFVSPSPGVLSGTFTGTLAPCGQRGFSHPRRGIGIILQIFNDLIRAAYNHQGSQPVPPRNPDGPDSNPPGGVLLPAAEGTRQAGGQTPATQKAKLLRQTQGEESQLTGAPTQENQTLHYKLERLQLLMNQRRLRRQTRRYLQTSRPYRHHQHRL, encoded by the exons ATGAGGAGGgagaccaaaaaacaaaaagacttcctAGATTCGATCGAGCGACCAGAATCTGGTTTGAAGTTTGGACCCTTCCACAGCCGAATGGAGCAGCAGCGGGGTCTCTGTAGCTTCGCCCCGGGGTGCCAGGCTGGGGTCTCCCCCGGTCAGCCCACCATGCGTTTGTCCATCACCTCCACCGCCGGCGGCCCGGTGGAGCTCACCGTCCCCCGGGGAGAGAGCGTGGAGGGACTGAGGGCACAAATCTCCCACAGGCTccggctgcagacagacaggatcGTCCTCCTGTACAGAGACAC GCAGCTGACTGCAGGGCAACTGTTGGACCTGGGGGTGACCGATGGGAGCAAGCTGACCCTGGTCCCTGCCGTAGAGGCTGGTTTAGTG TGTTCCGCTGCCAGAGGTGCGAGAACTATGATGGACGTCTTAGAAAGTTTGACAGAAGTCCAG AtcagcgacttcctgtctggccGCTCCCCTCTGACCGTTAACCTGGGAATCGGTGCCCACATGATGTACGTGCAGCTCCAACTGTCTGCACAGAACGTGGCGGAGCTGCAGCACCACCAGGATCTGAGAGCTGGCGCCAGCGGCGACCTTCAGGCCGGCCTGCCCACCGGCGCCAGGATGAGCCAACCCGACTTCTCCAACAAAACCGCAGGATCCACTTCCCAAACCTCTACCCGGGTCCCAGACTCCTCCGACTCAACATCCTCGAACAAATTGAGAGCTGAAAGACCCAGAACTCCCGCCCTTCCTGATCGGTCCCGTCCTGCTCAATCCACACCCACGCCACCCCCCGTTATTTCCACACCTCCTTTGCCTTCTGGTCAACAACCAGCAGCCGCACCAGTCCGCTCACATGCTCCCACCGGCTCCGCTCCTGGCCCCCGGTGCCCAGCGTCAGCTTCAACCCCCAGAGAG GGTGATATTCCCGCCTCATCCGCCGCAGAGCGGAGCAAGCAGCCAGGAGCAGTCATAGAGAGTTTTGTGAGCCCCTCACCAGGCGTCTTGTCCGGGACTTTTACTG GCACTTTGGCGCCGTGCGGTCAGAGAGGCTTCAGCCATCCTCGGCGAGGCATCGGCATCATACTCCAGATCTTCAACGACCTAATCAGAGCAGCCTACAACCACCAGGGGTCTCAGCCTGTCCCTCCTCGTAATCCCGACGGCCCTGATTCAAACCCTCCAGGCGGCGTGCTGCTCCCAGCGGCGGAGGGGACGAGACAAGCGGGGGGCCAAACACCGGCCACCCAGAAGGCAAAGCTCCTCCGTCAAACTCAAG GTGAGGAGAGTCAGCTGACCGGCGCACCCACGCAGGAAAATCAAACATTACACTATAAGCTAGAGCGCCTGCAGCTTTTGATGAACCAGAGGCGTCTTCGTAGGCAAACCAGGAGGTACTTGCAAACGTCTCGGCCGTACCGGCACCATCAACATCGTCTCTAG
- the cirbpa gene encoding cold inducible RNA binding protein a isoform X3, with amino-acid sequence MADDGKLFIGGLSFETNEDSLGEAFGKYGSIEKVDVIRDKETGKSRGFGFVKFDNSEDAKDALEAMNGKTLDGRSIRVDEAGKGGRPRGGFGSGGPRGQRGGFGGRGRGGGYNGDRSYGDRSYGERSFHSDGRFSGNQYRNSSSSGGGGGGGYSSYRDNRAHGGYGDRGTSYRDGYDSYAANE; translated from the exons ATGGCGGACGACGGTAAATTGTTCATCGGAGGACTGAGCTTTGAGACCAACGAGGATTCTCTTGGTGAGGCCTTCGGCAAATATGGAAGCATCGAAAAag TGGATGTGATCAGAGATAAAGAGACGGGGAAATCTCGCGGTTTTGGCTTTGTCAAATTCGATAACAGCGAAGATGCCAAAGATGCACTGGAAGCCATGAACGGCAAG ACTCTGGATGGTCGGTCAATTCGTGTGGATGAAGCAGGAAAGGGCGGTCGTCCCAGGGGAGGTTTTGGATCCGGTGGCCCAagaggacagcgaggaggattTGGCGGGCGTGGGAGAG GCGGTGGATACAATGGCGACAGGAGCTACGGCGACAGGAGTTATGGGGAGCGGAGCTTCCATTCTGATGGGAGGTTTAGTGGCAACCAGTACAGGAATAGCAGCAGTAGCggaggtggtggcggcggcggatACTCGAGTTACAGAGACAACCG GGCTCACGGCGGATATGGCGACCGCGGTACGTCCTACCGCGATGGATACGACAGCTATG CTGCAAACGAGTAA
- the cirbpa gene encoding cold inducible RNA binding protein a isoform X4, translating into MADDGKLFIGGLSFETNEDSLGEAFGKYGSIEKVDVIRDKETGKSRGFGFVKFDNSEDAKDALEAMNGKTLDGRSIRVDEAGKGGRPRGGFGSGGPRGQRGGFGGRGRGGGYNGDRSYGDRSYGERSFHSDGRFSGNQYRNSSSSGGGGGGGYSSYRDNRAHGGYGDRGTSYRDGYDSYDW; encoded by the exons ATGGCGGACGACGGTAAATTGTTCATCGGAGGACTGAGCTTTGAGACCAACGAGGATTCTCTTGGTGAGGCCTTCGGCAAATATGGAAGCATCGAAAAag TGGATGTGATCAGAGATAAAGAGACGGGGAAATCTCGCGGTTTTGGCTTTGTCAAATTCGATAACAGCGAAGATGCCAAAGATGCACTGGAAGCCATGAACGGCAAG ACTCTGGATGGTCGGTCAATTCGTGTGGATGAAGCAGGAAAGGGCGGTCGTCCCAGGGGAGGTTTTGGATCCGGTGGCCCAagaggacagcgaggaggattTGGCGGGCGTGGGAGAG GCGGTGGATACAATGGCGACAGGAGCTACGGCGACAGGAGTTATGGGGAGCGGAGCTTCCATTCTGATGGGAGGTTTAGTGGCAACCAGTACAGGAATAGCAGCAGTAGCggaggtggtggcggcggcggatACTCGAGTTACAGAGACAACCG GGCTCACGGCGGATATGGCGACCGCGGTACGTCCTACCGCGATGGATACGACAGCTATG ACTGGTGA
- the cirbpa gene encoding cold inducible RNA binding protein a isoform X2, with the protein MADDGKLFIGGLSFETNEDSLGEAFGKYGSIEKVDVIRDKETGKSRGFGFVKFDNSEDAKDALEAMNGKTLDGRSIRVDEAGKGGRPRGGFGSGGPRGQRGGFGGRGRGGRGFSRGGGYNGDRSYGDRSYGERSFHSDGRFSGNQYRNSSSSGGGGGGGYSSYRDNRAHGGYGDRGTSYRDGYDSYDW; encoded by the exons ATGGCGGACGACGGTAAATTGTTCATCGGAGGACTGAGCTTTGAGACCAACGAGGATTCTCTTGGTGAGGCCTTCGGCAAATATGGAAGCATCGAAAAag TGGATGTGATCAGAGATAAAGAGACGGGGAAATCTCGCGGTTTTGGCTTTGTCAAATTCGATAACAGCGAAGATGCCAAAGATGCACTGGAAGCCATGAACGGCAAG ACTCTGGATGGTCGGTCAATTCGTGTGGATGAAGCAGGAAAGGGCGGTCGTCCCAGGGGAGGTTTTGGATCCGGTGGCCCAagaggacagcgaggaggattTGGCGGGCGTGGGAGAGGTGGACGTGGTTTCTCGAGAG GCGGTGGATACAATGGCGACAGGAGCTACGGCGACAGGAGTTATGGGGAGCGGAGCTTCCATTCTGATGGGAGGTTTAGTGGCAACCAGTACAGGAATAGCAGCAGTAGCggaggtggtggcggcggcggatACTCGAGTTACAGAGACAACCG GGCTCACGGCGGATATGGCGACCGCGGTACGTCCTACCGCGATGGATACGACAGCTATG ACTGGTGA
- the cbarpa gene encoding voltage-dependent calcium channel beta subunit-associated regulatory protein isoform X2, which translates to MSNESPVLTSLSENSTDVPVAAGQVENYVLLLVLLSVFAGGTLVLLSLLLLFCHRCCTGGRRYSRASDDPEKTNTTYVEDSQPTQEIIIHLDESDALSAGSYHDGESERFVSTGSTGRRVSFNESALYEQEKTTQDKGRRYTLTEGDFHHLKKARLTHLALPPAPCDLKILTIMECDSTESSTLNINDTAAPKLPLTIYQPTERRVPDWVGLSLSRGLPGDQHHSAILDQSHGQASSAVNAQQPWSQTMEAIGDTGEAQSERGPRGESTQAPGQTSVLHFFTKLRRHASLEGAGPYFRRWKFDSSHRAASLDAKGSPKRRPFQRQRAASETTDHTDNDSLSLQDEVIESFLQSPVPTSGLQSLSAESLSQPDTALASSFFLSRLRPEAMGEFNGSSGARGEDTNDCCAHRKEEATANGTQVEEEEAVFGAGSGTEAVEAELESVEDDDLFVVQQGAAVQERFEDKITNVRKTNETDEGDELAFGAEDRLRAGSGSSYSFTNRQESSEAPHSLYRDIWSLRASLEQYASSDQSSTDRESIRSDGDSGSSHGGAGARSGLDSCLSQDLDDEPEGEGEGEGGTRGASGGDSEVGSGGGGEGEAGNRKLLQMDSGYTSIEAPSRPPDEMRLFGTPGAPRGKTASERRLFFTSSGRKGSVCESTEARLLQEELQDEMSHSAEEKLKNRSQTAGQSPALQEPHQLLKTLQPQKPPQSQSQLLSSPIPHASSPHKPRLRRRDYSIDEKTDALFNEFLRHDPRFDQQDPPLRTRHRSRVHLRKQWQRHKQYSDPGSGAGGRYSPSLERQRFTPLRRGDSAGYPLDTRYHSTLSRIASAADEEACEVAPGEEPAKERSDGTDPSGGAEKSAEATVEGDGRQVSTRSLSSARGSHADPTVTNRNNNSSRAVWSERSLADKMAVSVEERLYGGLRGAEQLGQGGAERALTVSHAASPGFSPM; encoded by the exons ATGAGCAATGAGTCGCCTGTTCTCACCAGTCTGTCTGAGAACTCCACC GATGTGCCTGTGGCGGCGGGCCAGGTGGAGAACTATGTGctgctgttggtgctgctgAGTGTTTTCGCCGGGGGGACGCTGGTCCtgctctccctgctgctgctcttctgtcACCGCTGCTGCACGGGTGGACGCCGCTACTCCAG AGCGAGCGATGACCCCGAGAAGACAAACACCACTTATGTTGAGGATTCTCAGCCCACCCAAG AGATCATCATTCATCTGGATGAATCAGACGCTCTCTCAGCCGGCAGCTATCACGACGGAGAGTCAGAGCGCTTCGTCTCCACTGGGTCTACCGGCCGCAGAGTCTCCTTTAACGAATCGGCACTGTATGAACAGGAGAAGACGACTCAGGACAAAGGACGCAG GTACACTCTGACTGAGGGAGACTTTCACCACCTGAAAAAGGCCCGTCTGACCCACCTCGCTTTGCCCCCGGCCCCTTGTGACCTGAAAATCCTCACCATTATGGAGTGTGACTCAACGGAGAGCAGCACCCTCAACATCAATGACACGGCCGCTCCCAAACTGCCCCTCACTATCTACCAG CCCACTGAGAGAAGAGTCCCCGACTGGGTGGGTCTGAGCCTCAGCAGGGGTCTGCCCGGAGACCAGCACCACTCCGCCATCCTGGACCAGAGCCACGGACAGGCTTCATCCGCCGTCAACGCCCAGCAGCCGTGGTCCCAGACA ATGGAGGCTATTGGAGACACAGGGGAGGCTCAGAGCGAAAGGGGGCCGAGAGGAGAGTCGACTCAAGCGCCGGGCCAGACTTCAGTTCTACACTTCTTCACCAAACTGCGCCGTCATGCTAgtctggagggggcggggccttaCTTCAGGAGGTGGAAGTTTGACAGCAGTCATCGGGCCGCCAGCCTTGATGCCAAAG GATCCCCCAAGAGAAGGCCCTtccagagacagagagcggcAAGTGAAACCACTGATCACACCGACAACGACTCTTTGTCCCTCCAAGATGAGGTCATTGAGTCGTTCCTACAGTCCCCCGTCCCGACCAGTGGCCTCCAGTCGCTCTCTGCAGAGTCTCTTTCTCAGCCAGACACGGCACTCGCATCCTCATTCTTCCTCAGCAG GTTAAGACCAGAGGCCATGGGCGAGTTCAATGGTAGCAGCGGCGCCAGAGGAGAAGATACAAACGACTGTTGCGCCCACAGGAAAGAGGAGGCTACAGCCAATGGGACtcaggtagaagaagaagaagcagtgttTGGTGCAGGGAGCGGAACGGAAGCAGTGGAAGCCGAGCTAGAATCGGTGGAAGATGACGACTTGTTTGTCGTGCAACAAGGAGCTGCTGTACAGGAAAGGTTCGAAGACAAGATAACGAATGTGAGGAAAACCAATGAGACGGATGAAGGAGATGAGCTGGCGTTCGGGGCTGAGGACAGGCTCAGGGCCGGCTCGGGCTCGTCGTATTCCTTCACGAATcgccaggagagctcagaggctCCTCACTCCCTGTACAGAGACATTTGGAGCTTGCGGGCGTCCCTGGAGCAATACGCCTCCTCGGACCAGAGCAGCACGGATCGGGAGTCCATCCGCAGCGATGGCGACAGCGGCTCATCCCACGGCGGCGCAGGAGCTCGCTCTGGCCTGGACAGCTGCTTGTCCCAAGACCTGGACGATGAGCCTGAAGGGGAaggcgagggagagggaggaaccAGAGGGGCGTCGGGTGGGGACAGTGAGGTGGGAagtggaggtgggggagagggCGAGGCAGGGAACCGCAAACTCCTCCAGATGGACAGCGGCTACACCTCCATTGAAGCGCCATCCAGACCTCCGGACGAAATGCGGCTTTTTGGGACTCCTGGAGCTCCAAGAGGGAAGACGGCGTCTGAGAGAAGGTTGTTCTTCACCAGCTCCGGGAGGAAAGGTTCAGTGTGCGAGAGCACCGAGGCCCGGCTGTTACAGGAGGAGCTTCAAGACGAGATGTCACACAGCGCTGAGGAGAAACTAAAGAACAGATCTCAAACTGCAGGCCAGTCTCCTGCCCTCCAAGAACCGCATCAGCTTCTGAAGACCCTTCAACCTCAGAAACCTCCACAGTCCCAATCTCAGTTGCTGTCTAGCCCAATCCCGCATGCCTCTTCTCCTCACAAACCTCGCCTCCGCCGCCGCGACTACAGCATCGACGAGAAGACAGACGCCCTTTTCAACGAGTTCCTCCGGCACGATCCACGGTTTGACCAGCAGGATCCGCCGCTGCGCACCAGGCATCGATCCAGAGTTCACCTCCGAAAACAGTGGCAGCGACACAAGCAGTACAGCGACCCGGGGTCAGGTGCTGGGGGCAGGTACTCCCCGTCTTTGGAGAGGCAGAGGTTCACGCCGCTGAGGAGGGGCGACAGTGCCGGGTACCCTCTGGACACCAGGTACCACAGCACCCTCTCACGCATCGCCAGCGCCGCCGACGAGGAGGCCTGCGAGGTCGCGCCCGGGGAGGAACCCGCCAAAGAGAGATCAGACGGCACAGATCCGTCAGGTGGAGCCGAAAAGAGCGCAGAGGCCACCGTCGAGGGTGACGGCCGCCAGGTCTCCACAAGGTCTTTGAGCAGCGCACGCGGGAGCCACGCGGATCCCACGGTCAccaacagaaacaacaacagcagtcggGCTGTTTGGTCGGAGCGCAGCCTGGCGGATAAGATGGCCGTGTCGGTCGAAGAGCGGCTCTACGGCGGCCTGCGTGGCGCCGAGCAGCTCGGCCAGGGAGGAGCGGAGCGGGCGCTCACCGTGTCGCACGCGGCCTCACCCGGCTTCAGCCCGATGTGA
- the cirbpa gene encoding cold inducible RNA binding protein a isoform X1 — MADDGKLFIGGLSFETNEDSLGEAFGKYGSIEKVDVIRDKETGKSRGFGFVKFDNSEDAKDALEAMNGKTLDGRSIRVDEAGKGGRPRGGFGSGGPRGQRGGFGGRGRGGRGFSRGGGYNGDRSYGDRSYGERSFHSDGRFSGNQYRNSSSSGGGGGGGYSSYRDNRAHGGYGDRGTSYRDGYDSYAANE; from the exons ATGGCGGACGACGGTAAATTGTTCATCGGAGGACTGAGCTTTGAGACCAACGAGGATTCTCTTGGTGAGGCCTTCGGCAAATATGGAAGCATCGAAAAag TGGATGTGATCAGAGATAAAGAGACGGGGAAATCTCGCGGTTTTGGCTTTGTCAAATTCGATAACAGCGAAGATGCCAAAGATGCACTGGAAGCCATGAACGGCAAG ACTCTGGATGGTCGGTCAATTCGTGTGGATGAAGCAGGAAAGGGCGGTCGTCCCAGGGGAGGTTTTGGATCCGGTGGCCCAagaggacagcgaggaggattTGGCGGGCGTGGGAGAGGTGGACGTGGTTTCTCGAGAG GCGGTGGATACAATGGCGACAGGAGCTACGGCGACAGGAGTTATGGGGAGCGGAGCTTCCATTCTGATGGGAGGTTTAGTGGCAACCAGTACAGGAATAGCAGCAGTAGCggaggtggtggcggcggcggatACTCGAGTTACAGAGACAACCG GGCTCACGGCGGATATGGCGACCGCGGTACGTCCTACCGCGATGGATACGACAGCTATG CTGCAAACGAGTAA